A region of the Streptomyces durocortorensis genome:
GTACCGGGCCTGGCCTCCCGGCTCGGCTACTCCGCCCGCCAGATCGAGCGCCAGCTGCTGGCCGAGCTGGGCGCGGGCCCGCTGGCCCTGGCCCGGGCCCAGCGCGCCCAGACCGCCCGCCTGCTCATCGAGACGACCACGCTCCCGATGGCCCAGGTGGCGTTCGCCGCCGGATTCTCCTCGATCCGCACCTTCAACGAGACGGTCCGCGAGGTCTTCGCCCTGGCCCCCGGCGAACTGCGCACCCGCGCCGCCCGGGTCCCGCAGGCCACCGCCGTCCCGGGCGTGATCTCCCTCCGCCTCCCCTACCGGACCCCGCTCAACCCCAGCAATCTCTTCGGCCACCTCGCCGCCACCGCCGTCCCCGGCGTCGAGGAGTGGCGGGACGGCGCGTACCGCCGCACCCTCACCCTTCCGTATGGGCACGGCGTCGTCGCCCTCGCCCCGCAGCCCGACCACATCGCCTGCCGACTCTCTCTCACCGACCCCCGCGACCTCACCCGGGCCATCAGCCGCTGCCGCTGGCTGCTCGACCTGGACGCGGACCCGGTCGCCGTCGACGCGCAGCTGCGCACCGACCCGCTGCTCGCCCCGCTGGTCGAGGCGGGCCCGGGGCGCCGGGTGCCCCGGACGGTGGACGGGGCGGAGTTCGCCGTACGCGCGGTGCTCGGGCAGCAGGTCTCCACCGCCGCCGCCCGCACCCACGCGGCCCGGCTGGTGACCGCACACGGCATCCCGGTGGACGACCCCGAGGGAGGTCTGACACACCTCTTCCCCACCCCAGGTGCGCTGGCGGGCCTCGACCCGGAGGCCCTGGCCCTGCCGCGCACCCGCCGCACCACCCTCACCACGCTCGTCGAGGCCCTCGCGGAGGACCGGCTGCGGCTGGACACCGACACCGACTGGGAACAGGCCCGCGCCGAACTCGCCGCGATGCCCGGCTTCGGCCCCTGGACGGTCGAGTCCATCGCCATGCGGGCCCTCGGTGACCCCGACGCATTCCTCCCCACCGACCTCGGCATCCGCCGGGCGGTCGAGCGGCTGGGTCTCCCGGCCACCCCCGCCGCCCTCACCGCACGAGCCGCCGACTGGCGCCCCTGGCGGGCGTACGCCGTGCAGTACCTGTGGACGGTGGACGACCACGCCATCAACCACCTGCCCGCCTGAAGGAGGCGCCCCATGGCCACGACCGTGACCACCACACCCCCGGCGACCAAGCGGCACACCGTCGTCGACAGCCCCTACGGCCCCCTGACGCTCGTCGCCACCGACGGTGTCCTGTCCGCCCTCTACATGACCGATCAGCGCCACCGCCCGCCCCAGGAGGCCTTCGGGGTGCCGGACCCGGAGCCCTTCGGCGAGGCGATCCGCCAGCTCGCGGCGTACTTCGCCGGTGAACTCACCACGTTCGAGCTCCCGTTGTGCCTGGACGGCACGCCGTTCCAGCGGAGCGTGTGGGCGGAGCTGCTGAAGATCCCGTACGGCGAGACCCGTACGTACGGCGAACTGGCCGAGAACCTCGGCAAGCCCGGCGCCTCGCGGGCCGTCGGCCTGGCCAACGGCAAGAACCCGGTCGGGATCATCGTGCCCTGCCACCGGGTGATCGGCGCCTCCGGAAGCCTCACCGGATACGGGGGCGGCCTGGACCGCAAGCAGCGGCTGCTCGCCTTCGAGAGCGGCGGCGGAGGACAGGACGGGGTGCAGGCGCTGTTCTGAACGGGAAGAGAGGGACGTGAGCGGGAAGAGAGGAATGCAAGCCGGACGAGAGGGACGTGAACGGGAAGAGGAGCGTGTAAACGAAAGAGAGGGGCATACCGGCCAGGCGGCGGGTACGCCTCTGAGACCGCACCGCCCTCAGCCGGTGAAGATCTCCACGGCCGACCAGACCGCGAGGCCCAGCATGCAGATCCCGCCGATGCGCTGCACGGTCTTCAGCGGTACGCGGCCGGCGATGAACTTGCCCGCGAGCAGCGCGAGGGCCGACACGGACATCAGGGCGGCGGCCGAACCGATCGCCGTGGACCAGGTGCCGTTGCTCGCGGCGAGGTTGGCGGTGGTGATCTGCGTCAGGTCGCCCCACTCGCTGATAAAGACCGCCATGAACGCCGTCGAGCAGACCGGCCAGAACCCGGTCACCGTCTTCACGTCCGTCCCGTCCTCGTCGTCCCCGCCGCTGCCGCGCAGCAGCATGAACGCGCCGAACGCGAAGAGCGAGGCCGAGACGAGCTTGACGACCCAGTCGGGCAGCAGCCCGATCAGGCTGCCCGCCCCGACGGCGATGGCGACATGCACGACGAACGCGGACGAGGTGCCGAACCAGACGTAGAGCGGGCGCATCCGCGTGCCCATGGCCAGCGACGCGAACATCGTCTTGTCGGGGAGCTCCGCGAGGAAGATCAGCCCGAAGGCGGTGATGACCGCCAGAGGGTCGAGGTGCATTCCGGGTGGCTTTCTGTGCGAGCCGGGCCCCGGATCTTCGCGAAGCGCCGCTCGGGCTTTTCGGAGGACCACTCGGCCCGGCATGACGGCAGCGCCCACGGAGCGTGGACGTGTCATACAGGACCGAAGGTCTCGCCCGCCCGTGGGAATCCCTGCGGATCCACGAGCCCGGCCACCGGGAACCCGAAGGCTCCAGTGTGTCGACGACCGGTTTGCGGGGCTACTCCCCTTCGCAGCCCTCAACACTACCTCACGCGGGCGGAACGGGGTGCAGGTGTTCGAGTCCGGACGGTCTCGGTAGAGTCGCGGTGATCATCGCGACCGGCGGTGGTCGCCCAACCCGCCCCATCCCGCTCTGTCCCACTCCACCGCGACGGGAAGTGCCCCTCATGAGCCGCCGCCCCCGCCCCCGCCCCGGCAAGGACGTGCCCGCCCAGGGCGTGCCCCGGCCCACCGTCAGCGTCTGCCGGGGCTGCTGCTGCGGCACCGAGAAGATCCCCGGCGTCGATCACGCGGCCCAGCTGGCCCGGCTGCGCTCCGGTCTTGAGGGCGCCGCCACCGTCCGGGCGGTCGAGTGCCTGGACGCCTGCGAGCAGGGCAACGTGATCGTCGTCCAGCCCTCGGCCGAGGGCCGCCGCGCCGGAGGCCGCCCGGTCTGGCTGGGCCTGGTCAACGACGAACACGCCGAGCAGGACATCGTGACCTGGGCGGCGGCGGGCGGCCCGGGGCTCGCGGACGCCCCGGACATCCTCGACCTGTACGTCTTCCAGCCCTCGCGGCGGGTCCGGGCGGGCCTGGACGGCTGAGCCGGGTCCGGT
Encoded here:
- a CDS encoding AlkA N-terminal domain-containing protein; its protein translation is MHTDTERCVRAVQSKDARFDGWFFTAVLTTRIYCRPSCPVVPPKVRNMTFYPSAAACQQAGFRACKRCRPDTSPGSPEWNARADSVARAMRLIQDGVVDREGVPGLASRLGYSARQIERQLLAELGAGPLALARAQRAQTARLLIETTTLPMAQVAFAAGFSSIRTFNETVREVFALAPGELRTRAARVPQATAVPGVISLRLPYRTPLNPSNLFGHLAATAVPGVEEWRDGAYRRTLTLPYGHGVVALAPQPDHIACRLSLTDPRDLTRAISRCRWLLDLDADPVAVDAQLRTDPLLAPLVEAGPGRRVPRTVDGAEFAVRAVLGQQVSTAAARTHAARLVTAHGIPVDDPEGGLTHLFPTPGALAGLDPEALALPRTRRTTLTTLVEALAEDRLRLDTDTDWEQARAELAAMPGFGPWTVESIAMRALGDPDAFLPTDLGIRRAVERLGLPATPAALTARAADWRPWRAYAVQYLWTVDDHAINHLPA
- a CDS encoding methylated-DNA--[protein]-cysteine S-methyltransferase, yielding MATTVTTTPPATKRHTVVDSPYGPLTLVATDGVLSALYMTDQRHRPPQEAFGVPDPEPFGEAIRQLAAYFAGELTTFELPLCLDGTPFQRSVWAELLKIPYGETRTYGELAENLGKPGASRAVGLANGKNPVGIIVPCHRVIGASGSLTGYGGGLDRKQRLLAFESGGGGQDGVQALF
- a CDS encoding TMEM165/GDT1 family protein, giving the protein MHLDPLAVITAFGLIFLAELPDKTMFASLAMGTRMRPLYVWFGTSSAFVVHVAIAVGAGSLIGLLPDWVVKLVSASLFAFGAFMLLRGSGGDDEDGTDVKTVTGFWPVCSTAFMAVFISEWGDLTQITTANLAASNGTWSTAIGSAAALMSVSALALLAGKFIAGRVPLKTVQRIGGICMLGLAVWSAVEIFTG
- a CDS encoding (2Fe-2S) ferredoxin domain-containing protein — translated: MSRRPRPRPGKDVPAQGVPRPTVSVCRGCCCGTEKIPGVDHAAQLARLRSGLEGAATVRAVECLDACEQGNVIVVQPSAEGRRAGGRPVWLGLVNDEHAEQDIVTWAAAGGPGLADAPDILDLYVFQPSRRVRAGLDG